One genomic region from Ardenticatena maritima encodes:
- a CDS encoding amino acid ABC transporter ATP-binding protein, which translates to MTQQSQGNGSHNDDIIIMENVKKRFGDFWALKGITTRVKRQEVVVIIGPSGSGKSTLIRCINHLEKHDEGRIIVDGIELSHDVRNIEAIRREVGMVFQQFNLFPHMTVLDNITLAPRIVRKWPREKAEKLAMELLERVGIADQAHKYPGQLSGGQQQRVAIARALAMQPKIMLFDEPTSALDPEMIKEVLDVMRELARSGMTMVVVTHEMGFAREVADRIIFMDAGQIVEEGTPEHFFTNPRHERTKLFLSQILHH; encoded by the coding sequence ATGACACAGCAATCACAAGGCAACGGCTCTCACAACGACGACATCATCATTATGGAAAACGTCAAAAAACGCTTTGGCGATTTCTGGGCGCTCAAAGGAATTACCACGCGCGTCAAACGCCAAGAGGTTGTGGTCATCATCGGACCATCCGGCTCGGGGAAATCTACGCTCATCCGCTGTATCAATCACCTGGAGAAACACGACGAAGGGCGCATCATTGTTGATGGCATTGAACTCAGCCACGACGTGCGCAATATCGAAGCCATCCGCCGTGAAGTGGGGATGGTTTTCCAGCAGTTCAACCTCTTCCCGCACATGACGGTGCTCGACAACATCACCTTGGCGCCGCGCATTGTGCGCAAGTGGCCACGCGAAAAAGCCGAAAAACTGGCTATGGAATTGCTCGAACGCGTCGGAATTGCCGACCAGGCACACAAATATCCCGGCCAACTCTCTGGTGGTCAGCAGCAACGCGTTGCTATTGCCCGCGCACTGGCCATGCAACCCAAAATCATGCTTTTCGACGAACCGACATCCGCTCTTGACCCCGAGATGATCAAAGAAGTGCTCGACGTCATGCGCGAACTGGCACGCTCCGGCATGACAATGGTGGTCGTCACCCACGAAATGGGGTTTGCCCGTGAAGTCGCTGACCGCATCATCTTCATGGATGCCGGGCAAATCGTTGAAGAAGGCACACCGGAACACTTCTTCACCAACCCACGCCACGAACGCACCAAACTTTTTCTCTCGCAAATCTTGCATCACTAA